A stretch of Mus caroli chromosome 5, CAROLI_EIJ_v1.1, whole genome shotgun sequence DNA encodes these proteins:
- the Pcdh7 gene encoding protocadherin-7 isoform X4, producing the protein MLRMRTTGWARGWCLGCCLLLPLCFSLAAAKQLLRYRLAEEGPADVRIGNVASDLGIVTGSGEVTFSLESGSEYLKIDNLTGELSTSERRIDREKLPQCQMIFDENECFLDFEVSVIGPSQSWVDLFEGRVIVLDINDNTPTFPSPVLTLTVEENRPVGTLYLLPTATDRDFGRNGIERYELLQEPGGGGSSGEGRRLGPADSAPYPGGGGNSASGGGSGGSKRRLDAPEGGGGTSPSGRSSVFELQVADTPDGEKQPQLIVKGALDREQRDSYELTLRVRDGGDPPRSSQAILRVLITDVNDNSPRFEKSVYEADLAENSAPGTPILQLRATDLDVGVNGQIEYVFGAATESVRRLLRLDETSGWLSVLHRIDREEVNQLRFTVMARDRGQPPKTDKATVVLNIKDENDNVPSIEIRKIGRIPLKDGVANVAEDVLVDTPIALVQVSDRDQGENGVVTCTVVGDVPFQLKPASDTEGDQNKKKYFLHTSAPLDYETTREFNVVIVAVDSGSPSLSSNNSLVVKVGDTNDNPPVFGQSVVEVYFPENNIPGERVATVLATDADSGKNAEIAYSLDSSVMGTFAIDPDSGDILVNTVLDREQTDRYEFKVNAKDKGIPVLQGSTTVIVQVADKNDNDPKFMQDVFTFYVKENLQPNSPVGMVTVMDADKGRNAEMSLYIEENSNIFSIENDTGTIYSTMSFDREHQTTYTFRVKAVDGGDPPRSATATVSLFVMDENDNAPTVTLPRNISYTLLPPSSNVRTVVATVLATDSDDGINADLNYSIVGGNPFKLFEIDSTSGVVSLVGKLTQKHYGLHRLVVQVNDSGQPSQSTTTLVHVFVNESVSNATVIDSQIVRSLHTPLTQDIAGDPSYEISKQRLSIVIGVVAGIMTVILIILIVMMARYCRSKSKNGYEAGKKDHEDFFTPQQHDKSKKPKKDKKNKKSKQPLYSSIVTVEASKPNGQRYDSVNEKLSDSPSMGRYRSVNGGPGSPDLARHYKSSSPLPTVQLHPQSPTAGKKHQAVQDLPPANTFVGAGDNISIGSDHCSEYSCQTSNKYSKQPFRRVTFSVVSQPQDPHQGSLQSCYDSGLEESETPSSKSSSGPRLGALPLPEDNYERTTPDGSVGEAEHMENALLMCSFTSSTPDLESHSAGSNYFTVI; encoded by the coding sequence ATGCTGAGGATGCGGACCACGGGATGGGCGCGCGGCTGGTGCTTGGGCTGTTGTCTCCTTCTGCCGCTCTGCTTCAGCCTGGCCGCCGCCAAGCAGCTGCTCCGGTACCGGCTGGCGGAGGAGGGCCCCGCCGACGTGCGGATCGGCAATGTGGCCTCGGACCTGGGCATCGTGACCGGCTCCGGCGAGGTGACTTTCAGCCTTGAGTCTGGTTCTGAGTATCTGAAGATTGACAACCTCACCGGCGAGCTGAGCACCAGTGAGCGGCGCATCGACCGAGAAAAGCTGCCCCAATGTCAGATGATCTTCGACGAGAACGAATGTTTCCTGGACTTCGAGGTGTCGGTGATAGGGCCCTCACAGAGCTGGGTGGACCTGTTTGAGGGTCGGGTCATCGTGCTGGACATCAACGATAACACGCCCACCTTCCCCTCGCCGGTGCTCACGCTCACGGTGGAGGAGAACCGGCCTGTAGGCACGCTGTACCTGCTGCCCACGGCCACCGATCGTGACTTTGGTCGCAATGGCATTGAGCGCTACGAGCTGCTCCAGGAGCCCGGGGGTGGCGGCAGCAGCGGCGAGGGAAGGCGCTTGGGGCCGGCGGACAGCGCCCCCTACCCAGGGGGCGGCGGGAACAGCGCGAGCGGCGGCGGCTCTGGAGGCTCCAAGCGGCGGCTGGACGCGCCTGAGGGTGGCGGCGGGACGAGTCCTAGTGGCCGAAGCAGTGTGTTCGAGCTTCAGGTGGCAGACACTCCAGACGGCGAGAAACAACCGCAGCTGATCGTGAAGGGGGCGCTGGACCGGGAGCAGAGAGATTCCTATGAGCTGACCCTCCGAGTGCGCGATGGGGGCGACCCACCTCGGTCTTCGCAGGCCATTTTGCGGGTGCTCATCACCGACGTGAATGACAACAGCCCCCGCTTCGAGAAGAGCGTGTATGAGGCTGACCTGGCTGAGAACAGCGCTCCGGGCACCCCCATCCTACAGTTGCGAGCCACCGATTTGGATGTAGGGGTCAATGGACAGATCGAGTATGTATTTGGGGCTGCCACCGAGTCGGTAAGACGGCTACTGCGCCTGGATGAAACGTCGGGCTGGCTCAGTGTCTTACACCGGATCGACCGCGAGGAAGTGAACCAGTTGAGATTCACAGTAATGGCCCGTGACCGCGGGCAGCCTCCCAAGACTGATAAGGCCACCGTGGTCCTCAACATCAAAGATGAGAACGACAACGTTCCCTCCATCGAAATTCGCAAGATAGGGCGCATCCCACTTAAGGACGGGGTGGCCAACGTGGCTGAAGATGTCCTGGTGGACACCCCCATCGCCCTGGTTCAGGTGTCCGACCGTGACCAAGGCGAGAACGGAGTAGTCACCTGTACCGTAGTGGGAGACGTTCCTTTCCAGCTTAAGCCAGCCAGCGACACAGAGGGcgatcaaaacaagaaaaagtacTTCCTGCACACATCTGCCCCACTAGACTATGAGACCACCCGGGAGTTCAACGTGGTCATAGTAGCTGTGGACTCTGGCAGTCCCAGCCTCTCCAGCAACAATTCCTTGGTGGTCAAGGTGGGAGACACGAATGACAACCCTCCTGTCTTTGGCCAGTCTGTGGTTGAGGTTTACTTTCCAGAGAACAACATTCCTGGGGAGAGGGTAGCCACAGTGCTGGCAACAGATGCTGACAGCGGGAAGAATGCAGAGATCGCCTATTCACTGGACTCCTCAGTGATGGGGACTTTTGCCATCGATCCCGATTCTGGCGACATCCTGGTCAATACAGTACTGGACCGGGAGCAGACTGACAGGTATGAGTTTAAAGTTAATGCCAAAGACAAAGGCATCCCTGTGCTGCAAGGCAGCACCACGGTGATTGTACAGGTGGCTGATAAAAACGACAACGACCCTAAGTTTATGCAAGATGTCTTTACCTTTTATGTGAAGGAAAACTTACAACCCAACAGCCCTGTGGGGATGGTCACCGTGATGGATGCTGACAAGGGACGGAATGCAGAGATGAGCCTGTACATAGAGGAGAACAGTAACATTTTTTCTATTGAAAATGACACAGGGACCATTTACTCCACAATGTCTTTTGACAGGGAACATCAGACTACTTACACTTTCAGAGTGAAGGCTGTGGATGGGGGAGATCCTCCCAGGTCGGCCACAGCCACAGTCTCTCTCTTTGTGATGGATGAAAATGACAACGCTCCCACAGTTACCCTTCCCAGAAACATTTCCTACACGTTGCTGCCACCTTCAAGTAATGTCAGGACAGTAGTAGCTACAGTGTTAGCAACAGACAGTGATGATGGCATCAATGCGGACTTGAACTACAGCATTGTGGGAGGGAATCCTTTCAAGCTGTTTGAGATTGATTCCACCAGTGGTGTGGTTTCCTTAGTGGGGAAACTCACCCAGAAGCATTATGGCTTGCACAGGCTGGTTGTGCAAGTGAATGACAGTGGCCAGCCTTCCCAGTCCACTACGACTTTGGTGCATGTATTTGTCAATGAAAGTGTTTCCAATGCAACTGTAATTGACTCTCAGATAGTCCGAAGTTTGCATACCCCACTCACCCAGGATATAGCTGGTGACCCAAGCTATGAAATTAGCAAACAGAGACTTAGTATTGTCATTGGGGTGGTTGCTGGCATTATGACAGTGATCCTAATCATTTTAATTGTCATGATGGCAAGATACTGCAGGTCCAAAAGTAAAAATGGCTACGAAGCTGGCAAAAAAGACCATGAAGACTTTTTTACACCCCAGCAGCATGACAAATCTAAAAAGCCtaaaaaggacaagaaaaacaaaaaatctaagCAGCCACTCTACAGCAGTATCGTCACTGTCGAAGCTTCTAAACCAAATGGACAGAGGTATGATAGTGTCAATGAGAAGCTGTCAGACAGCCCAAGCATGGGCCGATACCGATCTGTTAATGGTGGGCCTGGCAGTCCCGACCTGGCAAGGCATTACAAATCCAGTTCCCCATTGCCTACTGTCCAACTTCACCCCCAGTCACCAACTGCAGGGAAAAAACATCAAGCTGTACAAGATCTACCACCAGCCAACACATTTGTGGGAGCAGGAGACAACATTTCAATTGGATCAGATCACTGCTCCGAGTACAGCTGTCAAACAAGTAACAAGTACAGCAAACAG
- the Pcdh7 gene encoding protocadherin-7 isoform X3 produces the protein MLRMRTTGWARGWCLGCCLLLPLCFSLAAAKQLLRYRLAEEGPADVRIGNVASDLGIVTGSGEVTFSLESGSEYLKIDNLTGELSTSERRIDREKLPQCQMIFDENECFLDFEVSVIGPSQSWVDLFEGRVIVLDINDNTPTFPSPVLTLTVEENRPVGTLYLLPTATDRDFGRNGIERYELLQEPGGGGSSGEGRRLGPADSAPYPGGGGNSASGGGSGGSKRRLDAPEGGGGTSPSGRSSVFELQVADTPDGEKQPQLIVKGALDREQRDSYELTLRVRDGGDPPRSSQAILRVLITDVNDNSPRFEKSVYEADLAENSAPGTPILQLRATDLDVGVNGQIEYVFGAATESVRRLLRLDETSGWLSVLHRIDREEVNQLRFTVMARDRGQPPKTDKATVVLNIKDENDNVPSIEIRKIGRIPLKDGVANVAEDVLVDTPIALVQVSDRDQGENGVVTCTVVGDVPFQLKPASDTEGDQNKKKYFLHTSAPLDYETTREFNVVIVAVDSGSPSLSSNNSLVVKVGDTNDNPPVFGQSVVEVYFPENNIPGERVATVLATDADSGKNAEIAYSLDSSVMGTFAIDPDSGDILVNTVLDREQTDRYEFKVNAKDKGIPVLQGSTTVIVQVADKNDNDPKFMQDVFTFYVKENLQPNSPVGMVTVMDADKGRNAEMSLYIEENSNIFSIENDTGTIYSTMSFDREHQTTYTFRVKAVDGGDPPRSATATVSLFVMDENDNAPTVTLPRNISYTLLPPSSNVRTVVATVLATDSDDGINADLNYSIVGGNPFKLFEIDSTSGVVSLVGKLTQKHYGLHRLVVQVNDSGQPSQSTTTLVHVFVNESVSNATVIDSQIVRSLHTPLTQDIAGDPSYEISKQRLSIVIGVVAGIMTVILIILIVMMARYCRSKSKNGYEAGKKDHEDFFTPQQHDKSKKPKKDKKNKKSKQPLYSSIVTVEASKPNGQRYDSVNEKLSDSPSMGRYRSVNGGPGSPDLARHYKSSSPLPTVQLHPQSPTAGKKHQAVQDLPPANTFVGAGDNISIGSDHCSEYSCQTSNKYSKQPFRRVTFSVVSQPQDPHQGSLQSCYDSGLEESETPSSKSSSGPRLGALPLPEDNYERTTPDGSVGEAEHMENGVAAISTFPLLPFPHGKTHGRRVLLRPLH, from the coding sequence ATGCTGAGGATGCGGACCACGGGATGGGCGCGCGGCTGGTGCTTGGGCTGTTGTCTCCTTCTGCCGCTCTGCTTCAGCCTGGCCGCCGCCAAGCAGCTGCTCCGGTACCGGCTGGCGGAGGAGGGCCCCGCCGACGTGCGGATCGGCAATGTGGCCTCGGACCTGGGCATCGTGACCGGCTCCGGCGAGGTGACTTTCAGCCTTGAGTCTGGTTCTGAGTATCTGAAGATTGACAACCTCACCGGCGAGCTGAGCACCAGTGAGCGGCGCATCGACCGAGAAAAGCTGCCCCAATGTCAGATGATCTTCGACGAGAACGAATGTTTCCTGGACTTCGAGGTGTCGGTGATAGGGCCCTCACAGAGCTGGGTGGACCTGTTTGAGGGTCGGGTCATCGTGCTGGACATCAACGATAACACGCCCACCTTCCCCTCGCCGGTGCTCACGCTCACGGTGGAGGAGAACCGGCCTGTAGGCACGCTGTACCTGCTGCCCACGGCCACCGATCGTGACTTTGGTCGCAATGGCATTGAGCGCTACGAGCTGCTCCAGGAGCCCGGGGGTGGCGGCAGCAGCGGCGAGGGAAGGCGCTTGGGGCCGGCGGACAGCGCCCCCTACCCAGGGGGCGGCGGGAACAGCGCGAGCGGCGGCGGCTCTGGAGGCTCCAAGCGGCGGCTGGACGCGCCTGAGGGTGGCGGCGGGACGAGTCCTAGTGGCCGAAGCAGTGTGTTCGAGCTTCAGGTGGCAGACACTCCAGACGGCGAGAAACAACCGCAGCTGATCGTGAAGGGGGCGCTGGACCGGGAGCAGAGAGATTCCTATGAGCTGACCCTCCGAGTGCGCGATGGGGGCGACCCACCTCGGTCTTCGCAGGCCATTTTGCGGGTGCTCATCACCGACGTGAATGACAACAGCCCCCGCTTCGAGAAGAGCGTGTATGAGGCTGACCTGGCTGAGAACAGCGCTCCGGGCACCCCCATCCTACAGTTGCGAGCCACCGATTTGGATGTAGGGGTCAATGGACAGATCGAGTATGTATTTGGGGCTGCCACCGAGTCGGTAAGACGGCTACTGCGCCTGGATGAAACGTCGGGCTGGCTCAGTGTCTTACACCGGATCGACCGCGAGGAAGTGAACCAGTTGAGATTCACAGTAATGGCCCGTGACCGCGGGCAGCCTCCCAAGACTGATAAGGCCACCGTGGTCCTCAACATCAAAGATGAGAACGACAACGTTCCCTCCATCGAAATTCGCAAGATAGGGCGCATCCCACTTAAGGACGGGGTGGCCAACGTGGCTGAAGATGTCCTGGTGGACACCCCCATCGCCCTGGTTCAGGTGTCCGACCGTGACCAAGGCGAGAACGGAGTAGTCACCTGTACCGTAGTGGGAGACGTTCCTTTCCAGCTTAAGCCAGCCAGCGACACAGAGGGcgatcaaaacaagaaaaagtacTTCCTGCACACATCTGCCCCACTAGACTATGAGACCACCCGGGAGTTCAACGTGGTCATAGTAGCTGTGGACTCTGGCAGTCCCAGCCTCTCCAGCAACAATTCCTTGGTGGTCAAGGTGGGAGACACGAATGACAACCCTCCTGTCTTTGGCCAGTCTGTGGTTGAGGTTTACTTTCCAGAGAACAACATTCCTGGGGAGAGGGTAGCCACAGTGCTGGCAACAGATGCTGACAGCGGGAAGAATGCAGAGATCGCCTATTCACTGGACTCCTCAGTGATGGGGACTTTTGCCATCGATCCCGATTCTGGCGACATCCTGGTCAATACAGTACTGGACCGGGAGCAGACTGACAGGTATGAGTTTAAAGTTAATGCCAAAGACAAAGGCATCCCTGTGCTGCAAGGCAGCACCACGGTGATTGTACAGGTGGCTGATAAAAACGACAACGACCCTAAGTTTATGCAAGATGTCTTTACCTTTTATGTGAAGGAAAACTTACAACCCAACAGCCCTGTGGGGATGGTCACCGTGATGGATGCTGACAAGGGACGGAATGCAGAGATGAGCCTGTACATAGAGGAGAACAGTAACATTTTTTCTATTGAAAATGACACAGGGACCATTTACTCCACAATGTCTTTTGACAGGGAACATCAGACTACTTACACTTTCAGAGTGAAGGCTGTGGATGGGGGAGATCCTCCCAGGTCGGCCACAGCCACAGTCTCTCTCTTTGTGATGGATGAAAATGACAACGCTCCCACAGTTACCCTTCCCAGAAACATTTCCTACACGTTGCTGCCACCTTCAAGTAATGTCAGGACAGTAGTAGCTACAGTGTTAGCAACAGACAGTGATGATGGCATCAATGCGGACTTGAACTACAGCATTGTGGGAGGGAATCCTTTCAAGCTGTTTGAGATTGATTCCACCAGTGGTGTGGTTTCCTTAGTGGGGAAACTCACCCAGAAGCATTATGGCTTGCACAGGCTGGTTGTGCAAGTGAATGACAGTGGCCAGCCTTCCCAGTCCACTACGACTTTGGTGCATGTATTTGTCAATGAAAGTGTTTCCAATGCAACTGTAATTGACTCTCAGATAGTCCGAAGTTTGCATACCCCACTCACCCAGGATATAGCTGGTGACCCAAGCTATGAAATTAGCAAACAGAGACTTAGTATTGTCATTGGGGTGGTTGCTGGCATTATGACAGTGATCCTAATCATTTTAATTGTCATGATGGCAAGATACTGCAGGTCCAAAAGTAAAAATGGCTACGAAGCTGGCAAAAAAGACCATGAAGACTTTTTTACACCCCAGCAGCATGACAAATCTAAAAAGCCtaaaaaggacaagaaaaacaaaaaatctaagCAGCCACTCTACAGCAGTATCGTCACTGTCGAAGCTTCTAAACCAAATGGACAGAGGTATGATAGTGTCAATGAGAAGCTGTCAGACAGCCCAAGCATGGGCCGATACCGATCTGTTAATGGTGGGCCTGGCAGTCCCGACCTGGCAAGGCATTACAAATCCAGTTCCCCATTGCCTACTGTCCAACTTCACCCCCAGTCACCAACTGCAGGGAAAAAACATCAAGCTGTACAAGATCTACCACCAGCCAACACATTTGTGGGAGCAGGAGACAACATTTCAATTGGATCAGATCACTGCTCCGAGTACAGCTGTCAAACAAGTAACAAGTACAGCAAACAG
- the Pcdh7 gene encoding protocadherin-7 isoform X5 has translation MLRMRTTGWARGWCLGCCLLLPLCFSLAAAKQLLRYRLAEEGPADVRIGNVASDLGIVTGSGEVTFSLESGSEYLKIDNLTGELSTSERRIDREKLPQCQMIFDENECFLDFEVSVIGPSQSWVDLFEGRVIVLDINDNTPTFPSPVLTLTVEENRPVGTLYLLPTATDRDFGRNGIERYELLQEPGGGGSSGEGRRLGPADSAPYPGGGGNSASGGGSGGSKRRLDAPEGGGGTSPSGRSSVFELQVADTPDGEKQPQLIVKGALDREQRDSYELTLRVRDGGDPPRSSQAILRVLITDVNDNSPRFEKSVYEADLAENSAPGTPILQLRATDLDVGVNGQIEYVFGAATESVRRLLRLDETSGWLSVLHRIDREEVNQLRFTVMARDRGQPPKTDKATVVLNIKDENDNVPSIEIRKIGRIPLKDGVANVAEDVLVDTPIALVQVSDRDQGENGVVTCTVVGDVPFQLKPASDTEGDQNKKKYFLHTSAPLDYETTREFNVVIVAVDSGSPSLSSNNSLVVKVGDTNDNPPVFGQSVVEVYFPENNIPGERVATVLATDADSGKNAEIAYSLDSSVMGTFAIDPDSGDILVNTVLDREQTDRYEFKVNAKDKGIPVLQGSTTVIVQVADKNDNDPKFMQDVFTFYVKENLQPNSPVGMVTVMDADKGRNAEMSLYIEENSNIFSIENDTGTIYSTMSFDREHQTTYTFRVKAVDGGDPPRSATATVSLFVMDENDNAPTVTLPRNISYTLLPPSSNVRTVVATVLATDSDDGINADLNYSIVGGNPFKLFEIDSTSGVVSLVGKLTQKHYGLHRLVVQVNDSGQPSQSTTTLVHVFVNESVSNATVIDSQIVRSLHTPLTQDIAGDPSYEISKQRLSIVIGVVAGIMTVILIILIVMMARYCRSKSKNGYEAGKKDHEDFFTPQQHDKSKKPKKDKKNKKSKQPLYSSIVTVEASKPNGQRYDSVNEKLSDSPSMGRYRSVNGGPGSPDLARHYKSSSPLPTVQLHPQSPTAGKKHQAVQDLPPANTFVGAGDNISIGSDHCSEYSCQTSNKYSKQPFRRVTFSVVSQPQDPHQGSLQSCYDSGLEESETPSSKSSSGPRLGALPLPEDNYERTTPDGSVGVAAISTFPLLPFPHGKTHGRRVLLRPLH, from the coding sequence ATGCTGAGGATGCGGACCACGGGATGGGCGCGCGGCTGGTGCTTGGGCTGTTGTCTCCTTCTGCCGCTCTGCTTCAGCCTGGCCGCCGCCAAGCAGCTGCTCCGGTACCGGCTGGCGGAGGAGGGCCCCGCCGACGTGCGGATCGGCAATGTGGCCTCGGACCTGGGCATCGTGACCGGCTCCGGCGAGGTGACTTTCAGCCTTGAGTCTGGTTCTGAGTATCTGAAGATTGACAACCTCACCGGCGAGCTGAGCACCAGTGAGCGGCGCATCGACCGAGAAAAGCTGCCCCAATGTCAGATGATCTTCGACGAGAACGAATGTTTCCTGGACTTCGAGGTGTCGGTGATAGGGCCCTCACAGAGCTGGGTGGACCTGTTTGAGGGTCGGGTCATCGTGCTGGACATCAACGATAACACGCCCACCTTCCCCTCGCCGGTGCTCACGCTCACGGTGGAGGAGAACCGGCCTGTAGGCACGCTGTACCTGCTGCCCACGGCCACCGATCGTGACTTTGGTCGCAATGGCATTGAGCGCTACGAGCTGCTCCAGGAGCCCGGGGGTGGCGGCAGCAGCGGCGAGGGAAGGCGCTTGGGGCCGGCGGACAGCGCCCCCTACCCAGGGGGCGGCGGGAACAGCGCGAGCGGCGGCGGCTCTGGAGGCTCCAAGCGGCGGCTGGACGCGCCTGAGGGTGGCGGCGGGACGAGTCCTAGTGGCCGAAGCAGTGTGTTCGAGCTTCAGGTGGCAGACACTCCAGACGGCGAGAAACAACCGCAGCTGATCGTGAAGGGGGCGCTGGACCGGGAGCAGAGAGATTCCTATGAGCTGACCCTCCGAGTGCGCGATGGGGGCGACCCACCTCGGTCTTCGCAGGCCATTTTGCGGGTGCTCATCACCGACGTGAATGACAACAGCCCCCGCTTCGAGAAGAGCGTGTATGAGGCTGACCTGGCTGAGAACAGCGCTCCGGGCACCCCCATCCTACAGTTGCGAGCCACCGATTTGGATGTAGGGGTCAATGGACAGATCGAGTATGTATTTGGGGCTGCCACCGAGTCGGTAAGACGGCTACTGCGCCTGGATGAAACGTCGGGCTGGCTCAGTGTCTTACACCGGATCGACCGCGAGGAAGTGAACCAGTTGAGATTCACAGTAATGGCCCGTGACCGCGGGCAGCCTCCCAAGACTGATAAGGCCACCGTGGTCCTCAACATCAAAGATGAGAACGACAACGTTCCCTCCATCGAAATTCGCAAGATAGGGCGCATCCCACTTAAGGACGGGGTGGCCAACGTGGCTGAAGATGTCCTGGTGGACACCCCCATCGCCCTGGTTCAGGTGTCCGACCGTGACCAAGGCGAGAACGGAGTAGTCACCTGTACCGTAGTGGGAGACGTTCCTTTCCAGCTTAAGCCAGCCAGCGACACAGAGGGcgatcaaaacaagaaaaagtacTTCCTGCACACATCTGCCCCACTAGACTATGAGACCACCCGGGAGTTCAACGTGGTCATAGTAGCTGTGGACTCTGGCAGTCCCAGCCTCTCCAGCAACAATTCCTTGGTGGTCAAGGTGGGAGACACGAATGACAACCCTCCTGTCTTTGGCCAGTCTGTGGTTGAGGTTTACTTTCCAGAGAACAACATTCCTGGGGAGAGGGTAGCCACAGTGCTGGCAACAGATGCTGACAGCGGGAAGAATGCAGAGATCGCCTATTCACTGGACTCCTCAGTGATGGGGACTTTTGCCATCGATCCCGATTCTGGCGACATCCTGGTCAATACAGTACTGGACCGGGAGCAGACTGACAGGTATGAGTTTAAAGTTAATGCCAAAGACAAAGGCATCCCTGTGCTGCAAGGCAGCACCACGGTGATTGTACAGGTGGCTGATAAAAACGACAACGACCCTAAGTTTATGCAAGATGTCTTTACCTTTTATGTGAAGGAAAACTTACAACCCAACAGCCCTGTGGGGATGGTCACCGTGATGGATGCTGACAAGGGACGGAATGCAGAGATGAGCCTGTACATAGAGGAGAACAGTAACATTTTTTCTATTGAAAATGACACAGGGACCATTTACTCCACAATGTCTTTTGACAGGGAACATCAGACTACTTACACTTTCAGAGTGAAGGCTGTGGATGGGGGAGATCCTCCCAGGTCGGCCACAGCCACAGTCTCTCTCTTTGTGATGGATGAAAATGACAACGCTCCCACAGTTACCCTTCCCAGAAACATTTCCTACACGTTGCTGCCACCTTCAAGTAATGTCAGGACAGTAGTAGCTACAGTGTTAGCAACAGACAGTGATGATGGCATCAATGCGGACTTGAACTACAGCATTGTGGGAGGGAATCCTTTCAAGCTGTTTGAGATTGATTCCACCAGTGGTGTGGTTTCCTTAGTGGGGAAACTCACCCAGAAGCATTATGGCTTGCACAGGCTGGTTGTGCAAGTGAATGACAGTGGCCAGCCTTCCCAGTCCACTACGACTTTGGTGCATGTATTTGTCAATGAAAGTGTTTCCAATGCAACTGTAATTGACTCTCAGATAGTCCGAAGTTTGCATACCCCACTCACCCAGGATATAGCTGGTGACCCAAGCTATGAAATTAGCAAACAGAGACTTAGTATTGTCATTGGGGTGGTTGCTGGCATTATGACAGTGATCCTAATCATTTTAATTGTCATGATGGCAAGATACTGCAGGTCCAAAAGTAAAAATGGCTACGAAGCTGGCAAAAAAGACCATGAAGACTTTTTTACACCCCAGCAGCATGACAAATCTAAAAAGCCtaaaaaggacaagaaaaacaaaaaatctaagCAGCCACTCTACAGCAGTATCGTCACTGTCGAAGCTTCTAAACCAAATGGACAGAGGTATGATAGTGTCAATGAGAAGCTGTCAGACAGCCCAAGCATGGGCCGATACCGATCTGTTAATGGTGGGCCTGGCAGTCCCGACCTGGCAAGGCATTACAAATCCAGTTCCCCATTGCCTACTGTCCAACTTCACCCCCAGTCACCAACTGCAGGGAAAAAACATCAAGCTGTACAAGATCTACCACCAGCCAACACATTTGTGGGAGCAGGAGACAACATTTCAATTGGATCAGATCACTGCTCCGAGTACAGCTGTCAAACAAGTAACAAGTACAGCAAACAG